A region of Terriglobales bacterium DNA encodes the following proteins:
- a CDS encoding deoxyribonuclease IV, with product MPRGMAMSDEQDILKLPPPEHPPKLTARRIGIHTSIAGGVEMAAERAWRLGCNAFQVFSSSPRQWQPYELFEHQCQEMLRLRALHDLKPLVIHTNYLVNLAGMNAAFRQRSIEAFRGEVVRALALGAEYLVLHPGSFRGGTREEGLRRVAEGIVQAVEGLDLAGGGFTILMENTAGAEFSLGGSFEQIAELVQVLRPVAPVAACIDTCHTYVAGYDLVSREGMEETLRQLDATVGLVNVPVWHCNDAKAERGSKLDRHQHIGEGTIGIPPFWRLLNDPRLAQAAFIAETPIDEPGDDLRNVEILKALVEEGKPAKRRKSKPPARSAARRVKSRHR from the coding sequence ATGCCGCGAGGAATGGCTATGAGCGACGAGCAGGACATCCTGAAGCTGCCGCCGCCCGAGCATCCGCCCAAACTGACGGCGCGGCGCATCGGCATCCACACCTCCATCGCCGGAGGGGTGGAGATGGCGGCGGAGCGCGCCTGGCGACTGGGCTGCAACGCCTTCCAGGTCTTCTCCTCCAGCCCGCGGCAGTGGCAGCCCTACGAACTGTTCGAGCACCAGTGCCAGGAGATGCTGCGGCTGCGCGCCTTGCACGACCTGAAGCCGCTGGTGATCCACACCAACTACCTGGTCAACCTGGCGGGGATGAACGCGGCCTTTCGCCAGCGCTCGATCGAGGCTTTCCGCGGGGAGGTGGTGCGGGCGCTAGCCCTGGGGGCGGAGTACCTGGTGCTGCATCCCGGGTCGTTCCGCGGAGGCACGCGCGAGGAGGGCCTGCGGCGCGTGGCCGAGGGCATCGTGCAGGCGGTGGAAGGGCTGGACCTGGCGGGCGGCGGCTTCACCATCCTGATGGAGAACACGGCGGGGGCGGAGTTCTCGCTGGGCGGGTCGTTCGAGCAGATCGCGGAGCTGGTGCAGGTGCTGCGACCGGTGGCGCCGGTGGCGGCCTGCATCGATACCTGCCACACCTACGTGGCCGGCTACGACCTAGTCAGCCGCGAGGGCATGGAAGAGACGCTGCGCCAACTGGACGCCACGGTGGGGCTGGTCAACGTGCCCGTCTGGCACTGCAACGACGCCAAGGCGGAGCGCGGATCGAAGCTCGACCGCCACCAGCACATCGGGGAGGGCACCATCGGCATCCCGCCCTTCTGGCGGCTGCTCAACGATCCGCGGCTGGCGCAGGCCGCCTTCATCGCGGAGACACCCATCGACGAGCCCGGAGACGATCTGCGCAACGTCGAGATCCTGAAGGCACTGGTGGAGGAAGGGAAGCCGGCCAAACGGAGGAAGAGCAAGCCCCCTGCGCGCTCCGCGGCGCGCCGTGTAAAATCAAGGCACCGCTAG
- a CDS encoding class I tRNA ligase family protein, whose protein sequence is MSAAPPKQAPAAPRPAEEREERYQPQVIEQKWQARWDRDPELYRAEGPDSPRKKYYVLEMLPYPSGALHMGHVRNYAIGDALARHTWMRGYNVLHPMGWDSFGLPAENAAISNNTPPREWTLRNIANMKAQMQRLGFAYDWSREVTTCLPEYYRWNQWFFLKLYEQGLVYRKKSKVNWCPKCATVLA, encoded by the coding sequence ATGAGCGCCGCGCCGCCGAAGCAGGCGCCGGCCGCGCCCCGCCCGGCGGAGGAGCGCGAGGAGCGCTACCAGCCCCAGGTCATCGAGCAGAAGTGGCAGGCGCGCTGGGACCGCGATCCGGAACTGTACCGCGCCGAGGGCCCCGACTCCCCCCGCAAGAAGTACTACGTGCTGGAGATGCTGCCCTATCCTTCGGGGGCGCTGCACATGGGGCACGTGCGCAACTACGCCATCGGCGACGCGCTGGCCCGCCACACGTGGATGCGCGGCTACAACGTGCTCCATCCCATGGGCTGGGATTCGTTCGGTTTGCCCGCAGAGAATGCCGCGATCTCGAACAACACGCCCCCGCGCGAGTGGACCTTGCGCAACATCGCCAACATGAAAGCGCAAATGCAGCGCCTCGGCTTCGCCTATGACTGGTCGCGCGAAGTCACGACATGTTTGCCGGAATACTATCGCTGGAACCAGTGGTTCTTCTTGAAACTCTACGAGCAGGGACTGGTTTATCGCAAGAAGAGCAAGGTGAACTGGTGTCCCAAGTGCGCCACAGTCTTGGCGAA